The genomic interval GGTTTGGATTTTTGCCCATTCGTTTACGTCGATTTCTTCTCTTTCGGTTTTCATGGTGTCTGGCATGCGTATCGCCATTTTCATCAACTCGGTTTCATCGGCTGCAGGATATACTTCGCGCAACTGACTGATGTAGGCTTTTACGATTGGCACATTTACCTTGGTCGATGTTTGCTCGGCAGTACTTTCGATAAAAATAGAGAAATCTACTTTTCCTCTTTCGAGTTTTGTAGCAAGTTGGGTGCGGAGACCTAATTCCATTTCACGATATAAAGAAGGCATTCTAGCGTTGAGATCTAGGCCTTTGCTGTTTAGGGATTTTACTTCTACGGTAACTTTTTTGGTTGGTAATTGCAAAGTAGCTTTACCAAAACCTGTCATTGATTGTATCATACTTTTTTATAAGAAAGCCCAAATATACGGAAAAAGTTTTTTGGTCGTACTGTGACATAAGGTTACGCAAAGATTCACAGAGGAAACACGGAGATACGCTGGGTATTTTTGAACATTTAAGTTTTGTTTATTGGGCTAACGCTGAATTTTTAAAACATATAAGAAATGTAAGCTCATATAAGCGTGGAAGGGAAAAACTAGAAATTCAGATTTTTGATTAACGATATTGTGTACGATAATCGTTTTCAGGTAACCAAAAAATCTGAAATCGATAATCGTTGGTCTTCAATCAAAAATATTTTTCACTAAGAGGTTTGCGTGAAGGATAGGAATAAGCTACCAAAGTAGCATGGATAGCCTGACAGCAGTAGAGAAAGGGGCTTTGTGAGCGCATGCTAGATTTAGCCCCTTTTTCTACTGCTGGCACGCCCAAATGATTTTAATTTTGGACTATACTAATCCTAATTTTTTGTGCAATTTGAGGATGTTTGGCTGGGTGTTTCCAATGAAAATTTCATCATTTATCACAAAAACGGGGCGACTCAAAAAGGTGTAATGCTCTAGGAGGTATTTTTTGTAATCGTCCTCGGTTAGGGATTTGTCTTTGAGATTTAAGGTTTTGTACAAAACGGCTTTTTTGCTAAAAAGTGCTTCATAACTTCCTGAAAGTTGATATAATTGGTCAATTTCTTCCTCAGTAAGAGGGTTTTGTTTGATGTCGTGATAGGCCAAATCAAGGTCTTTAGGTAAGGCTTTGATGATTTTTCGACAAGTGTCACAACTGGCTAAATAATATATTTTGTTCATGATATTGGAATTTCTAACTGCAAAGTAACTTTATTTAAGATGGAATTTGCGTATTTTTAGCAAAAAAAATAGATGATGGATTCAATATTTGAAGTTTTAAAAATACAACGAAATCTGGCTGTACAGTTTTTAGATCATTATACGCTGGAGCAATTAAATACAATTCCAGAGGGTTATCGCAATAATTTGATTTGGAATATCGCGCACATGGTCGTGACGCAACAATTATTGGTTTATAAATTTTCGGGCTTGCCAATGCAGGTTTCAGACGAATTGGTAGAACGTTACAAAAAAGGGACCGAAGTTACGGCTCCCGCAACCGAAACAGAGATTGCCGAAATAAAGACCTTGCTTGTCGATACGGCTGTACAAAATGAAAAGGATTTTGCCAACGGTCTATTTGTAAATTATGCGGAATATCCAACCTCAACAGGTTTTGTGATAAAAAATGTGGCTGACGCACTTAGTTTTAACGTTTTTCACGAAGGAATGCACATTGGAATTATGATGCGCTTGAGAAAGTTGGTGTAAATGAATTATAATTCTGTTTTATGGATATAAAAAATGTTGCTGGATTTCTCTAGCAACATTTTTTTGAATTCTGCCTTTCAACCTACTTACCTACTATAAATTTTAAACTTGTTTTTACACCTTGTTGATTTTTGACCGCAACAAAGTAGATCCCTGTACTTAAACGGGTTACATTTATTGGCTCATCACTTGAAACAGTGCCGCTGAACATTAACTTTCCGTTACTATCAATAATGGAATATGAGCTGTTATCTGCTATATTGGTTAACTTGATTATGCCATTGTTTTTGACAGGATTTGGATAGATTGTAGTTTGGGTTTTTAGCTGAACTTTTTCTTCAACTGATAATAAAGCCGCATCAATCGTTCCTTTGTACCAACCACTTCCCCATCCTGCTGACCACAAAATATTTTGATTGTCTGGGTCTGGTTTTACATCAACCACTCGGTCTGAATGGGCCAGCCCTTTGTTGATCTTAATCCAATTCACACCTGCATCTATTGATAGAAAAACGCCCGTGTTTTTGAAATTATCGACCATATTAGGCACTTGGGCTGCTGCCGAAATCACAATTATATTCGAATTTACTGGAGATACTTCTGTCTGCCATATGTAGGGTGATTCAAATATTCTTGTCCAATTTGCTCCGTTGTCGGCACTTTTCCAAACACCTCCTGCGCTCAAAGCACCCGATCTTGATCCCGCAGATATAAACATAAAACCTGTATTTCTATCAATAAAAAAATTATTAACTGATTTAATAGCGGACGGAATTGTCATTTGTGTCCAACTTTGACCGTTATTTATAGACTTATATAATCCCCCTGGATCTGAATTGCTAAATTGATTTACCGATGCGTAAATTGTATTTGTATTTGCTGGATCCATTGTTATCCTACGAATACTTCCTGTAGAAGCAGGCAAACCAGAATTACTTAATGTCCATGTAAAACCCGCATCTGTTGATCTATAAAAACCATAACCACCTTTTGTCAACACGCTTTCGTCTACCGAAGTACCTACTTCTGAAATTGCTCTTCTGGTTGCACAGAAATACATATTATTGGGATTGTTAGGGTCTATCAACAATGAGTTTTGAAAAGCTAAATTCTCATAACTATTATTACTAGCAGTGAATATCTGGCTAATATTTTGCCAAGTAGCCCCGCCATCTGTAGTTCTTCGTAACCAACCTCTATGGTCTTGCCTAGTAACAAGAATGTAAATTGTATTTGGATCTGTTGGGTGAGCAGCTACGGTAGCGGCCGTATGAGCGGCGACATTACCATTATAATCATGTACTTGTCCTTCAATTTGTTCGATAACGACATCATTGGCAATAGTACTTGTTGTGGTTCCTTTTGTTTGCCATAGACCATGCTCTCCGCTACAAAATAATTTTCTACCTGGTACTCCGGTTTCCACTAGCATAAATCGACCAGGAAGATTGGTATTTCCTCGTCCTATCCATTTATTGCTATTTGGTGCCGCCTCAATATCATCAGCTTGTTGCCAAGATGTTCCACTGTCATTTGAACGAAGCAATTGTTGGTCGATTCCTGTAAAAATTTCTCCATTTTTATTGATTGCTAACATCCTTGCTCCTGCAGCAGTTTCGTCACTAGCATCCATATCCTTTTGCATATGAGAATAGTCTATATTAGCACCCGTAGGATTGTTTCTTGCCTGCCAATAGCCACTGTTTGTATTGTTTTTCCAATAAATTCCTGATCTTGAACTAGCGATCCATGTTGCTCCGCCATCAACTGTTTTCCAAACATCACCAGGTCCAAAACTGAAATCATGTCTCTTGTTATGCAAAATATAGATTTCATTCTTGTTTGTTGGATTAACAACTATCCTATTAAAGGTTTGCAACGCTTGTGTAGGATAGGACGTATAAGTTGCTTGCGAAACAGATTTAGATATCCCCAACCAATTCGCTACTGTACGATGGTAACTATCTCTTGACGAATAATCTGTAACCGATTGCATATTGAGTCCCAAATTACCTGTGATACTTTGCCATGAAAGGCCGCTATCGGTACTTTTATAGATTCCGCCAGTGCTATTGATTGTATTTCCGCTTGGAGTATAAACCGTTTGTTCTACAGCATATAAAATAAATTCACCAGAAGTGGCATTGTAATACGACGTTAAATCACGTGGTCTATTGTTTGGTAATCCTGTCGCACTTGAACTCCAAGTCACACCCAAATTTGTACTTCTGTACATTCCTTGAGCGGTAGCCATGATAACAATATTTGGATTGTTTCTATCAAATAGAATCCTACCCACATCTAGATCTGCATCTAAACCGGTAGCCACTTTTGTCCAGCTCACCCCTTTGTTGGTTGTTTTCCAGACATAACCATAGTTGGACCTTGATATCATTTGTCCTTGCGGTTGGGCCAAAGTTCTATGAACATCTTTTACATTCCAAAAATCACCAGCACCCAAAAACCAAATGTTATCATTGGTAGGATGTATAGCCAACTTAGAGTGGCATTTTCCCATTGTTGCCAATTCTGTCCAATTTCGTCCTCTATCGGTAGTGGTATAGATTTTTCCGCTGGAAATACTTCCACTTTGATCATTTGCAAAGGCAACACCATAATCAGCATCCTGCAAAGAGAACTGTATATCAATTACCCTACGCATGTCGAGTCCGTTGCCATCACTATCTTTTAAAGTAGACCATGATTGTCCGTTGTCCCAGGTACCAAATGCAGCATGCATGTCTGCACCGCTAAACATCACATTTGCATCTGTGGGGTGACACCAAAACTCTTCACAGTAGCCAGAAGTACCTGGCGAAATATTCACCCATTGCACCAAAGGAGATGACTGAATCTTTTGAGTTTGCAATTGATTAAAACTGATAAATGAACCTTGAGCAAAAGATAAATGCGTTGTTATAGTAAGTAAAAAAGGTACAATAGAAGGTAAAATTCTTTTCATAAATATTTTATTTTAAATGCAAAGACCAAAATTAACCAAACAATTTCCCTTTATAATTTCAAACAGTTTTTATTCTATCACAAATGATTTATTAATGAACAATTAACCCGATTTACAAGTCTTTACACAAATAACAGACTCATATTTCGCTAATTATCTATAAAATGAAATACTGTTATTAATTGCTAATGTACCAAAGCCAGTTTGAAACAAGAATTACAGTCAATTACAAATAAAGAGAACTTTCTTATTCAAAAAAAACCGCCACAAAAAATAAACACACCCAGCATTAAAAAACATAATATACTGATTTAGATATTATTATAAATTATATTAATTTTTTTTTACGATGCATAACAATACTATTTCACAACATAGTATACACTTCCTCAAGTCAATGTAATACCACGCAATGTTACTTTTCTAATTCTAAATAAAAAGAACCATGCCGAATTTTACTCCCATCATTCACGTACATCCGTCAATTAAGCCATACGGAAATAGGTTTTACCCGAATAACAATTTCAAAGACCTTTTGAGTCCTTCTTGCATTTGGTACAAAGACCGCCCTACCGTAGTAGATAAATTACCAGAAAATGCCGTTGGTGTTGGCAGGTATAGTCAAAGTGATTTTAGCACGATTACCGAAGGTTTCTAAAGCATTATTTGCTTATCGCAATACCCGATTGAAAAGGATTTTTTTTTAAATAAAAGGATCAAAATCTAAAATTCTCGGGAAATTTTTGAGTTTTATGAGTTTGTTGAGCAAGCAAAGGGTGGATTATGTTTTAAGTTCCAAATACAACTACTTTGAAGACCTGAATAAAGAATATGAATACTTAAAAATACTTAATGGCTGTTCGCCAAACGGTAGCAGCAAGACCTATGGTCTTATAGGTTCTAGAGCGGACTTAATTTCGACCACAAATTTATATGTTATCTTGACTACTGAAGGCACTCACGTTTTTTGTTATAGCACAGACACTCGAAATCCCAACAACTGGAAAAACCTAGCGCAAAATGTTGCTAAAGTAAAAACTAGGATACTCAGCCTTTTTCTATAACTCTTGCTAATCACTTTTATGATGATTTATATACGCATGCTCAAATTTTATATGATGCTTCGGCAAAATTATTAAATCAGGAATAGGCCATGCGCAATGACGGATTTACGCATGAGGATACCGAAATTCCGATTAGTGCTTTGGGTGAAGAATTAATCGAATAATTGCAACAAACCAATAATTGCATACGGATTCATATTAATGTCAAACACATCTCTAAAGAATATAGAACTACTTAATCCTTTGTACAAGTAATTGCGTCCAAAAATTACTTCTAAATAATGTCTTAAATAAAGCTTGTTTTGGTGATGATATGTTATTTTTGTTTAACTTTGCTTAACAATGATTAAACAAAAATATTTTTATTTAATCATTCGAAAAGAAAGCAAACTATTAATAAAAGCTCTTGTGGTTTCTAAATCGTTTGGTATTGTAAATTAAAATAATAGTCATGAAAAATAAAATACCTGATAATGTTGTCTTTTCCAATGAGGAAGGATTTAATGCCAACCTATTGCCTTACGGAACAAATGTAGGTGCACCAGTAATTAGAGTGGACGATGTGGTTTCATGGAAAAGTAGAGGAATTAGCACCGTAAACAAGGAGTTTGAAACTAAGTTTATGGAACTAAAATTACAATATCAAAATCTAATACAAGAATTCGAATGGAATGAATTAGTGTACAATGCTAAGTTTTCATTTGAACCTATTGTTGGCGAAATCTATCATATGTATAGAGATGTAAATGGTGGAAACTTCCTTTCATTGATCGCCCCACAAGAATGGAATAAAGAACACATTGGCACTTTTAAATTAAATAGTGATAAAAAATGGATACTGCTTCATCAATAAGCTTTTTAGAAATGTATTCAATTGAAATATAGCAAGAACACAAACTTTGAAACAATAAATTTTTTAAAAAACATGAGTAAAAAAACAATTATTTGTAGTGATGAACTTGATGTATTAGAAAAGCAACAACGTGTAAATTTAATCAATAGTTTAGGTGGTTTTAAAAGTGTGGCTTTAGTGGGAACAGCAGATTCAAATGGAAATACTAATGCAGCCATTTTTAGCTCTTTTTTTCATATTGGCGCGAATCCACCACTAATCGGAATGATTTTTCGACCAAGTCCGCCAGAACGAGATACGATGCGAAATATCATAGAAACAGGATTTTACACCATCAATCATATTAACGAAAGCATTTATAAACAAGCACACCAAACATCCGCAAGGTATGATGCAGACGTATCTGAATTTGATGCAACGGGCTTAACTCCCGAATATAAAAATAATTTTTTCGCCCCTTTTGTAGCCGAAAGTAACGTCCAATTAGGAATTGAATATAAAGATAAAATTGAGATAGCGATCAACAATACAACCATTATTATTGGGGAAATTATTCAAATACATATCCCTGAAGATTGTTTGCTTGAAGATGGATTTGTCAACTTAGAAAAAGCAAATACAATTACAACCTCTGGGCTAGATAGTTATCACAAAACCACTCAACTGGATCGATTAAGCTATGCAAAACCCAATAAAGAAGTAACCTCCATAATTCAAAATTGAATAAAAAAGCTATAAATATTGTTTGGTTCAAACGTGATTTACGTTTTATAGATCACGAACCAATTTTTATGGCACAAAAAGAAAATATCCCAACACTCTTGGTCTACTTTTTTGAACCTTCGGTAATGAATTATGATGATTCTGATAGTCGTCATTGGCGCTTTATCTATGAATCATTACAGGAAATGCAATCAAAATTACAATCAATTGCGGCCGAAATTTATTATTTTCACAGTGAAGTAGAGTCCGTTTTTGAACAGTTACTCCAAGTGTATGAGGTAAAAACGGTTTTTTCACATCAAGAAATTGGTAACAAAATCACTTTCGATAGAGACAATACGATGCAATCTTTTTTTGACGAAAGGAATATATCTTGGAAACAATCTCAAATGCATGGAGTCATTCGTAAATTAAAATCCAGAAGCGATTGGGAAAAACGTTGGGAAAAGGTCATGCGCGACATCCCAAAAACAATGGATTTTCAGACATTAAAAGTACAACTTTTAGCGCCTGATTTTTACAAACATTTAAAAGGGAAAGCCCTTTCAACATTAATTACAACCCGCAATAAAAATTTTCAACAAGGGGGCGAATATTGGGCTTGGCGGTACTTGGATAGTTTTGTAAAAGAGCGTTATGTCAATTATAGCAAACACATTTCCAAACCCAGTTTAAGTCGAAAGGGCTGTAGCCGTTTGTCGCCTTATTTAGCCTATGGGAATATTAGCATGCGCATGGTGTATCAATATACCAACCAGCATTATGAAAATTCAACTAACAAAAGAGCCATTCTGAATTTTGTTTCCAGATTGCATTGGCATTGCCATTTCATTCAAAAGTTTGAAGACGAATGCCGCATGGAATTCGAAAATGTAAACAAAGCTTATGATGCACTTGTGAAGCCAAAAAATGAAACCTACATAAAAGCTTGGCAAGAAGGAAAAACAGGAGTGCCAATTGTTGATGCTTGCATGCGGTGCTTAGTGCAAACCGGTTATATTAATTTTAGAATGCGCGCTATGGTAGTTTCCTTTTTTACGTTCAATTTGTGGCAAGATTGGCGCGAATTACATTTTTTGGCGCGACAATTTTTAGATTATGAACCTGGAATTCATTATCCGCAATTGCAAATGCAATCAGGAACAACAGGCATTAATACGATTCGGATTTACAGTCCCATTAAGAACTCGGAAGATCACGATTCAGAGGGTGTTTTTATAAAAAAATGGTTGCCCGAATTGGCTGAAATTCCAGTCACATTACTTCATGAACCATGGAAGTTAAATCCAATAGAACAACAATTTTACCAGTGCGAAATAGGGAAAGACTATCCTTTTCCAATTGTAGACATTGAAGAAACTAGAAAAAAAGCCAGCGCTATTGTGTGGAGTTTTAGAAAGAATAACGATGTGAAGGAAGAAGGCAAACGCATATTGAAAAAACATATAAATAATTCGAAAACTAAACCAATAAAAAAGAAAGCCAAATGAGTATTTTTTTAAAAGCCAACTGGGAAAATATTGTGATGGCAAATTATGAAATAGCACCAGATATTTTGTCCAAATATATACCACAAGGTGTTACACTAGATCTGTATGATGGCAAAGCTTACATAAGTTTAGTGGGGTTTATGTTTAAAAATACTAAAATATTTAATGTTCCCATATACAAGTTTGGCACTTTCGAGGAAATTAATTTACGCTTTTATGTATCCAGAAAAGTGGGTAATATAACTAAAAGAGGCGTTGTATTTATTAATGAAACCGTTCCATATAAAGCCGTAGCATGGTTAGCAAATGCATTGTATAAAGAACATTACACAACGATTCCAACAAAACACCACTGGGATTTTTCCAAGAAAAATAAGGAAATAAAATACGAATGGTTGGTGGATAAAAAATGGAATAGTATCGTATTATCTGCTTGTAAAGAAAAAAAAGCTATGACAAAAAACAGTTTTGAAAGCTTCATTTTTGAACATTATTATGGATACACAAAATATAGTGAGACCAGTACCGAAGAATATCAAATTGCGCATCCAAGCTGGTTAGTTAATGAAATTTTAGACTATAAAATTGATTGCCATTTTGAAAAAATGTACGGTAAGGGTTTTGCCGTTTTAGATAAAACAAAACCTACGTCAGTATTTTTAGCTGAAGGTTCTACTGTAGAAATCAATTGGAAAAGAACTAAAATTTAAACTAATGAAAGGCGTAAAAAAGCAAAACCTCCCCACCAAAATTTGTGTAGTCTGTCAAAGACCATTTGCTT from Flavobacterium ovatum carries:
- a CDS encoding ArsC/Spx/MgsR family protein, with the translated sequence MNKIYYLASCDTCRKIIKALPKDLDLAYHDIKQNPLTEEEIDQLYQLSGSYEALFSKKAVLYKTLNLKDKSLTEDDYKKYLLEHYTFLSRPVFVINDEIFIGNTQPNILKLHKKLGLV
- a CDS encoding DinB family protein, which codes for MMDSIFEVLKIQRNLAVQFLDHYTLEQLNTIPEGYRNNLIWNIAHMVVTQQLLVYKFSGLPMQVSDELVERYKKGTEVTAPATETEIAEIKTLLVDTAVQNEKDFANGLFVNYAEYPTSTGFVIKNVADALSFNVFHEGMHIGIMMRLRKLV
- a CDS encoding T9SS type A sorting domain-containing protein, translating into MKRILPSIVPFLLTITTHLSFAQGSFISFNQLQTQKIQSSPLVQWVNISPGTSGYCEEFWCHPTDANVMFSGADMHAAFGTWDNGQSWSTLKDSDGNGLDMRRVIDIQFSLQDADYGVAFANDQSGSISSGKIYTTTDRGRNWTELATMGKCHSKLAIHPTNDNIWFLGAGDFWNVKDVHRTLAQPQGQMISRSNYGYVWKTTNKGVSWTKVATGLDADLDVGRILFDRNNPNIVIMATAQGMYRSTNLGVTWSSSATGLPNNRPRDLTSYYNATSGEFILYAVEQTVYTPSGNTINSTGGIYKSTDSGLSWQSITGNLGLNMQSVTDYSSRDSYHRTVANWLGISKSVSQATYTSYPTQALQTFNRIVVNPTNKNEIYILHNKRHDFSFGPGDVWKTVDGGATWIASSRSGIYWKNNTNSGYWQARNNPTGANIDYSHMQKDMDASDETAAGARMLAINKNGEIFTGIDQQLLRSNDSGTSWQQADDIEAAPNSNKWIGRGNTNLPGRFMLVETGVPGRKLFCSGEHGLWQTKGTTTSTIANDVVIEQIEGQVHDYNGNVAAHTAATVAAHPTDPNTIYILVTRQDHRGWLRRTTDGGATWQNISQIFTASNNSYENLAFQNSLLIDPNNPNNMYFCATRRAISEVGTSVDESVLTKGGYGFYRSTDAGFTWTLSNSGLPASTGSIRRITMDPANTNTIYASVNQFSNSDPGGLYKSINNGQSWTQMTIPSAIKSVNNFFIDRNTGFMFISAGSRSGALSAGGVWKSADNGANWTRIFESPYIWQTEVSPVNSNIIVISAAAQVPNMVDNFKNTGVFLSIDAGVNWIKINKGLAHSDRVVDVKPDPDNQNILWSAGWGSGWYKGTIDAALLSVEEKVQLKTQTTIYPNPVKNNGIIKLTNIADNSSYSIIDSNGKLMFSGTVSSDEPINVTRLSTGIYFVAVKNQQGVKTSLKFIVGK
- a CDS encoding DUF2452 domain-containing protein: MKNKIPDNVVFSNEEGFNANLLPYGTNVGAPVIRVDDVVSWKSRGISTVNKEFETKFMELKLQYQNLIQEFEWNELVYNAKFSFEPIVGEIYHMYRDVNGGNFLSLIAPQEWNKEHIGTFKLNSDKKWILLHQ
- a CDS encoding flavin reductase, yielding MSKKTIICSDELDVLEKQQRVNLINSLGGFKSVALVGTADSNGNTNAAIFSSFFHIGANPPLIGMIFRPSPPERDTMRNIIETGFYTINHINESIYKQAHQTSARYDADVSEFDATGLTPEYKNNFFAPFVAESNVQLGIEYKDKIEIAINNTTIIIGEIIQIHIPEDCLLEDGFVNLEKANTITTSGLDSYHKTTQLDRLSYAKPNKEVTSIIQN
- a CDS encoding deoxyribodipyrimidine photo-lyase, which codes for MNKKAINIVWFKRDLRFIDHEPIFMAQKENIPTLLVYFFEPSVMNYDDSDSRHWRFIYESLQEMQSKLQSIAAEIYYFHSEVESVFEQLLQVYEVKTVFSHQEIGNKITFDRDNTMQSFFDERNISWKQSQMHGVIRKLKSRSDWEKRWEKVMRDIPKTMDFQTLKVQLLAPDFYKHLKGKALSTLITTRNKNFQQGGEYWAWRYLDSFVKERYVNYSKHISKPSLSRKGCSRLSPYLAYGNISMRMVYQYTNQHYENSTNKRAILNFVSRLHWHCHFIQKFEDECRMEFENVNKAYDALVKPKNETYIKAWQEGKTGVPIVDACMRCLVQTGYINFRMRAMVVSFFTFNLWQDWRELHFLARQFLDYEPGIHYPQLQMQSGTTGINTIRIYSPIKNSEDHDSEGVFIKKWLPELAEIPVTLLHEPWKLNPIEQQFYQCEIGKDYPFPIVDIEETRKKASAIVWSFRKNNDVKEEGKRILKKHINNSKTKPIKKKAK
- a CDS encoding DUF2071 domain-containing protein; protein product: MSIFLKANWENIVMANYEIAPDILSKYIPQGVTLDLYDGKAYISLVGFMFKNTKIFNVPIYKFGTFEEINLRFYVSRKVGNITKRGVVFINETVPYKAVAWLANALYKEHYTTIPTKHHWDFSKKNKEIKYEWLVDKKWNSIVLSACKEKKAMTKNSFESFIFEHYYGYTKYSETSTEEYQIAHPSWLVNEILDYKIDCHFEKMYGKGFAVLDKTKPTSVFLAEGSTVEINWKRTKI